The DNA segment AAATATCCGCTCTTGAATATTGGGTGCTATTCCTGAACCATTATCACTAATTTTTACCAAAACCCAGTCCCTTTTATGCTGTTGCTCCAGGCGAGTGTTAATTTCAATCTGAGGCTGCCATGAGCCAGACCCATTCCCAGCTTTTTCTGCCTTTTCAGTCAGGGCATCAATAGCATTACTAATCAGATTCATGAAAACTTGGCTTAGTTGACCCGACGAACAATTAACCAATGGCAATTCATCATAATTTTTAATAATGTTAATTCCTTTTTTAAGTCGATTGTTTAAAATAATTAACGTACTTTCAATGCACTCATGAATATTCGCAGACTGATGTCTCGACTCATCCATGTGTGAGAAGTTTTGCAGGCTACCAACAATTTTGGTTAATCGTTCTGAGCCTAATTTCATGCTTTTCAGGATTTTCGGTAAATCCTCTAAGATAAAATCGAGTTCATAATCTTCTTTGAGTTGACTTAAATCTTCTGATGGCTTTGGAACTTCTGCGGCGTAGGCTGTCAATAGATCGATTAACTTGTCACAATAATCATCTAAGAATTCAAAATTCCCGGTAATACACCCGACTGGATTCTTAATTTCATGAGCAATCCCCGCTACCATTTGTCCCAAACTTGCCATTTTTTCGGTTTGAATCATTTGAGCTTGAGTTTGATCATGCAAAAGCTGGGTGGTGAGTTCCTGAATTTGCGACTGAGCCACGAGTAATTGATGCACATCTAGCAAGCGGTAGGTTCCTGACTCTAGTTCTACAATAATGGGTTCGTAAACAAATTTTGGTGTACGCTGAAGTGAACGGCGAGCCGCATCAACTATTTTTGTATCTCCTCTGAGGATTAAAATATCTGCATTGACAAAGCGGTATAACGAGTGCAGCGGACGTTTTAAGAACAGTTCCAATCCATAAGGACTACTCATTTGTTCCAAAAACTGCCTTCGGGAAATCATCCCGACAAGTTTTCTATGTTGGGTGAGAATAACTCCGGGTAATAGAGGATTTAATTGGAACGATTGAGCCACGTCTCTACCGGGTTGAACTGATTCCACCTGAAAGTGATAGAGATTAAGTTCTCGGATAGTGGAATCTAAGGTCAGATTAGCGGTCTCGGCTTGGGGTAAGACGCATAAGTCGGGGTAGTAGTCTTGAAGAGAAACCATAATGCTATAACAATTAAACCTCTAATTTGTATATAAACCCACAATCAACTATTTGTCTTATGGTTTGTAAAATGATTTAATAGTTGGTTTGTACGAAATATTCTAGAAAATAAAGATGCCCTGAAACGTTAATATCGTTTTAAGAAACGATTAAACTTTAATAAAGACCAAGTGAACACGGGAAATTAATCCAATTTAAGTAGAGAATCCCTGATATAAACTAGAGACGGTTGAAGTTATCCATCAGCATTAATGCTAACGGGTATAAACAATCACGCGATCGCGTCCGGCTGATTTAGCTTGATATAATGCAGCATCAGCGGCTGCGGTCAAGGTTGTTGGTGATCTGCGTGGATTAGGAATGGTACTGGCGACGCCAATACTCAACGTAACGCAGTGACTCACAAAAGAGGTTGCATGGGGAATGTTTAAAGTCCGCACCGCTTGTGCAATCGCTTGAGCCACCTGAGTTGCACCATCGAGAGGAGTCAGGGGTAAAATGACCACAAATTCTTCACCCCCATAACGCGCTACTAAATCGGCGGGACGCTTAACTTGACGCTGGATAGCCGATGCAACTTCTCGTAAACAGTCATCACCCGCCTGATGACCGTAAGTATCATTGTAGTATTTAAAACAATCTACATCACACATAATTAGCGACAGCCAAGAGTTTCCCACACAATGTTGTTTCCAGCAGGTTTGTAAATAGTCATCAAATCGCCGACGATTGGCAACCCCCGTTAAACCATCAGACTTGGCGAGTTCCTCTAGTTGCAGATTAGCAATTTCTAACTCCTGATAAAGCTGCTTGAGTAACCGGGTGGCTAGTTCGTGAATATACAACTGAGCCACTAATAATTGATAGGCGTCCAATAGGCGGTAAGTTTGGGTGGTTAACTCCACAGCGATTGGTTCATAGAGTAAAGCTGAAGGACGTTCTAAACAATGGCGTGCTGCTGTAACAATTTGGGTATCCCCGGTTAAAACTAACACCTCAGTCTGGGCAAAACGATACAATGATTTGAGTGGTCGCCGCAAAAAGAGTTCCAATCCATAGGGACTGCTCATCTGTTCCAGAAACCGTCGCCGCGAAAGTATACCCATAAATCTCCCCTGTTCAATTAAAATAACTCCTGGTAATACAGGGTTTTGTTGGAATATCTGAGCCACTTCCTCTCCAGGTTGAGACGCTTCAAATTGAAAATTATAGAGAGGTAATTCTTGCAGTGTCGCATTTACACTCAATTGTTTTATCTCTGGGTAAGATGTCTCAAGTTGCATAGATGGCTGTTGTATAGAATACATCGATGAATCCATAAGGGTTCTCTCTTCTCTCTAGCAACTGTTAAAAATAAAATTTTAACACCGATTTGTAAAAAGTTCGGATTTAAATTATACAGTTTTGCTCAATAGATTTACATTAAGTTAAGCGAATAAAACAAGGTTAAGATTGGGTTATTAAAAAGTAATCAGTAGAAGACTAAACGGGTAGCAAGTAGGTTGGGTTGAGGTACGAGATCCAACGCAACAAGGATAACCATGGTAAAAGGGTAATATTTGTATTGCAGTGAACTACAGGTATGACTGGCTAATGGTTTTTGGGTTGTGCAGCAAACCCTAAATAAGTACCTAGACATAAATTCTGTCCGCTGTACGAAGAAATGTTAACAAGCCTCAAACCCTTACTGTTACCTGTTGCCTGTTGCCTGTTGCCTAATCTCAACCGTCAACTTGAATGAAAGTCCGACTACTTAGCAGGTGGGGATGTTAGCCTAGATCAACAATTGATGTTTCAAAAGGATTAGTTGTCCATTCATGTCATGAAGAAAGTCGTCGTCGGTCTATCCGGTGGAGTTGATAGTTCAGTTGCCGCCGCTACCCTACATCATCAAGGCTATGAAGTCGTTGGTCTGACCCTGTGGTTAATGAAAGGTAAGGGTCAATGTTGTTCTGAGGGAATGGTCGATGCGGCGTTTATTTGTGAGCAACTGGGCATTCCTCATCATATTGTAGACAGTCGTGAGGTTTTTCAGGCAAATATCGTCGATTATCTGGTTTCGGGGTATGAATCGGGAATCACGCCCTTGCCTTGTTCTCAGTGCAACAAAACGGTTAAATTTGGTCCCATGTTGGCTTATGCACGGGAGACGTTAGGCATTGATAAAATTGCCACGGGTCACTATGCGCGGATTCGCTATGATGCCAAGAGCGATCGCTATCAGTTGCTGCGGGCGGTAGACTCTAATAAAGACCAGTCTTATTTCCTGTATGACTTAAGCCAAGAGTTACTCGCCGCCTCTATATTTCCTTTAGGCGAACTGGAGAAGACGCAAACGCGACAACTGGCGGCTGAGTATCAGTTAAAGACGGCAGCTAAACCAGAAAGTCAGGACTTATGTTTGGTTGAGTCCCATGGTTCAATGCGAACGTTTCTGGATCAGTATATTTCCCAAACCACGGGAGATATTGTTGATACTAACGGTAAAGTCTTAGGTCAGCATCAAGGAATTCACCATTACACGATTGGACAACGCAAAGGACTCGGCATTGCTGCACCTGAACCGTTATACGTTGTGGCGATTGATGCCGGGGCGAATCGAGTCATTGTTGGCGATCGCGCCAGTGCAACTCAACCGGATTGTACCGTGGGGCGAGTCAATTGGATATCGATTCATCCGCCAACGACTCCAATTCAGGCGTCTGTGCAAGTGCGTTATCGCAGTCATCCCGTAGATGTGACGGTTATTCCCCTAGACGGGAATCGGATGAAACTGATTTTTGATCAGCCGCAGTTTAGCATTACTCCCGGACAAGCCGCCGTCTTATATGACGGGGAAATGCTGCTAGGCGGTGGAATTATTGAACGAAATCAGGATGCAGTGTAGAGACGTGCCATGGCACGTCTGGGATATGGGGGGTTGTTCTGTAGGNNNNNNNNNNNNNNNNNNNNNNNNNNNNNNNNNNNNNNNNNNNNNNNNNNNNNNNNNNNNNNNNNNNNNNNNNNNNNNNNNNNNNNNNNNNNNNNNNNNNACTATTTTGGCAATGGTTCAATATGTCCATGAGTAGGCTGGTTTGAGGCACGAAATTTGCCGGGATTTACCCTGAATTTAAACTCTCTTTGGTGATTTTGACCGGAAACTTAGGTCCAGGCTCCCCGTCCTTCGACAGGCTCAGGAACACCTTCTAGGACGGCTTTTTGTGCTATCATAGTAAGCGGTTGAAATCCCCGCCTAAGCTTGCAGCGATATACACTCCACAGGATAGGAGTTGAAACCGGGACTGAGCCAGCAATAGGGAAAGACTGAAGGGCAACGGACGATCCGACCTGGAGGCAAACAAAAACAGTATTTGTGTTTTTGCTCTAAACGATACGTGTAGTCGCGGGAGGGCATTCCGAGACTTAAAACGGACAGGGAGCGCGTGTAAGACCTGTTTTCAGGCTGTGTGCGTAGAGCTGTCACCCCCATTCAGCGACCATTCTTTTAGGGGTGGCGTGGTGAGGAATCCCCCGCGCTTTTAGCCGGGGGAGGATGTCAAGCAATAAAGGAAAAGACATTGAGTAAGCATTCGGATGGAATCGCCCCTCATGGGGGTCAACTTATCAATCGTATTGCCTCAGAACAACAGCGATCTGAATTTTTAGAGAAAGCGGATTCCCTACCCAGGGTGCAACTTGATGCCTGGGCAGCATCTGATCTAGACTTAATCGCGATCGGTGGATTTAGTCCCTTGACCGGGTTTATGGAGCAAGGGGATTATGAGTCAGTCGTGGATAATATGCGTCTGGCGAATGGTTTACCTTGGTCTATCCCAGTTACTCTATCCGTTAATGAGGACGTTGCTGAACCATTAAAGGAAGGCGACTTAGTGCGTCTGGATGACCAAAATGGGCGCTTTGTTGGCGTTTTAGAACTCACGCAAAAATATCGCTATGACAAAAAGCGGGAAGCGATGAATGTTTACCGCACCGATGAGGAGAAGCACCCCGGTGTCAAGGTGGTTTATAACCAAGGAGACGTGAATCTAGCCGGTCCAGTTTGGTTATTGCAACGGTATCCCCATCCTCTGTTTCCTAAGTATCAAATTGATCCGGCTCAATCTCGGACGTTGTTTAAAGAACGGGGATGGAAAACGGTGGTGGGTTTCCAAACCCGAAATCCAATCCACCGGGCGCATGAATATATTATTAAGTGTGCCTTGGAAATTGTTGATGGTTTATTCCTGCATCCCTTAGTTGGTGCAACCAAAAGCGATGACATCCCCGCCGATGTGCGGATGCGTTGCTATGAAATTATGATGGATAACTATTTCCCCCAAAACCAGGTAATTTTAGCGATTAACCCAGCCGCTATGCGCTATGCGGGTCCAAGGGAAGCAATTTTTCACGCGATCGTGCGTAAGAATTACGGTTGTACTCACTTTATTGTGGGGCGGGATCATGCAGGTGTGGGTGACTATTATGGTACCTACGATGCTCAGCATATCTTTGAAGAGTTTGAGCCGGATGAATTGGGGATTATTCCGCTAAAATTTGAACACGCCTTTTACTGCGAAGTGACGGAGACAATGGCAACAGCCAAGACAAGTCCCAGCACTCCAGATCAACGCATTCACTTATCGGGAACCAAGGTAAGGGAACTGTTGCGTAAAGGTGAGTTACCTCCGCCGCAGTTTTCTCGACCTTTAGTCGCGGCGGAATTGGCGAAGGCGATGAAGGTGGAAGATTGATATCCTGCAAGTGAGTAGGGGTTTGGTTACCAAACCCCTACTGGTCAAGTTCTCTTTTCCCATTCCATCAAAATAGTGTACAACCACTGCTCCACGCGATCGCACATCGCCTGGGTCGAGTATTTGGCTTCGGCTTGTTGACGACAGGTATAGCGGTTAATCCTATCTAATCCGTTAATCGCCTCAACCAATCCCGCCACAGAATCCGGTTCTACCAAAAACCCCGTTTTCCCCTCCTCGACAATTTCCGCCGGTCCACCGCGACGGTAAGCAATCACCGGCACGCCACAGGCGAGGGCTTCTATTGCCACATTGCCAAAGGCTTCTACCCAACGCGGCGTCATTAATAATCCCCGACATTGGCGTAAGTGTTCCTGCAATTCACTCGTCGAGAAAAACCCTAAATAATCAATCGGCGCTTTCGGGTAATCCCGCAAAATCTGTTGCCAATAGTCCTGATTTTGCAGCACTCCCATAATTTTCAGGGGAATCCCCGTCTTATGAGACGCCGCCACTGCATCCTCTAACCCCTTTTCTGGGGAAATTCGCCCCATCCATGCCAACCACGGTTCAGGTTCTGGACAAAAATTATAGCATGATAAATCAATACCATTCCCCAGACACCGACAGCGATCGCCAAATGTAAACGTAGCCGCCTGTGCATGAGAATGAACCGCCACTGTACCCGGAAACGCCATCACCACTTGCTCAATTATCTCATCCATCGCTTCTGAGATAGAACCCATACTCACCAAATGGGCAACAGGACGAGAAAAAAACGGCGTTACATAAAAGGGCAGCCAATCATACGCAAAATTGACAATTAAATCATAGTCGAATTGCACTTGCCGTGCATAATCCCAAAACCCCGCCAAAACCGAAGCTGGGGGAATAATAATCGGTGTATCTCGTGCTTGTGTTTGAGCGCTAGTTTGCACCGTTCCGCTAATTTCCACCAGAGGCATACCCCAACCCGTAGACCCTTGTGTTGCTACAATGGTGACCTGATGTCCGCGTCTGACTAAATCGCTAGCAACATTACGCAACGTTAATTCAACACCGCCCGTCAATCCCGGACCCAAGGGACCCACGGGACTAGAAATAAGTAGTAATTTTAGAGAATTCTTGTTCATTAAATTATAAATTATTAAAATAACCAGTCAATTGTAGTGGTGTTGCACACCCTTGGCAATATGAATTAACCATTAACCTGGAAACCATAGGGGCGCAAAGCTTTGCGCCCGATTCAATGGTCAAATCCATTCCACAATTTTAGCAAGAGGAGGCGATTGAAATCGCTGCTACACAAACAAAGTGCGCCTGCGCGGACTAGGTTATAACGGGGATGCTAACCCAGATTTGGTATATACTTTTTTAGATGCCGTTGTTTTTTCTTTTTCGATGTAACTTCTTCCCCATATTCTTTCCTTGACTGTTACCGAGTTTAATTGAGTCATTATCGATACATCATATCGGGACTTCCTAAAATTAAAGCTGCCCGTAACTTTTCGGGACTATTCTCAATCTCCATTTTAGTTTGAGCCGAAATACTATCACCTAATGTATTCAGAAGTTGACTCGCATCCACTGATTGATTATCACCCAAGCGTCCCTGGGCTATCGCCGTTGCCAAACTGACCCGCCGCAGCATCGTATCGGGACTCAACCAAGCCTCTTGAATATTTTTATAGCCCTCAGGAGTGGAACAGTTATAAAGCGGCATACTCAGTTGATTTAACGTACCCGAAATTCGCTTTAAATTTGGCTCTTTTGTCCCCGTCGCCCGGACAGCCGAAATAATATAGTCATAGGGTGTCTTAAATTTACGACCATACTCATTTACCTGCCAAAACTCAGGACGTTGAAAAAGGGTGTCTAAGACAGCGCGAATATCCCCCTCTGTCTGCAAAAATTCCTTAGCCAGCCGCTTCACTAAACCGGAAGGTGGGTCATCGGCGACAAAGTATTGGGCAAGTTTATAACTAATATAACGGGCAGTCGCTGGATGACTCGCTAAACTATCGATCGCCTGTTCCACTTCCGCTACGCCACTGCCTTTAATCCGTTGACCTAGAAATAGTTTATCACTATAGTCATGGCGGTTTATATCGAAATAAAAGCCATTACTATCCCCCTTATTCTCATCCAGATCCAAACCCCATCCGGTTAACAT comes from the Coleofasciculus chthonoplastes PCC 7420 genome and includes:
- a CDS encoding sensor histidine kinase encodes the protein MVSLQDYYPDLCVLPQAETANLTLDSTIRELNLYHFQVESVQPGRDVAQSFQLNPLLPGVILTQHRKLVGMISRRQFLEQMSSPYGLELFLKRPLHSLYRFVNADILILRGDTKIVDAARRSLQRTPKFVYEPIIVELESGTYRLLDVHQLLVAQSQIQELTTQLLHDQTQAQMIQTEKMASLGQMVAGIAHEIKNPVGCITGNFEFLDDYCDKLIDLLTAYAAEVPKPSEDLSQLKEDYELDFILEDLPKILKSMKLGSERLTKIVGSLQNFSHMDESRHQSANIHECIESTLIILNNRLKKGINIIKNYDELPLVNCSSGQLSQVFMNLISNAIDALTEKAEKAGNGSGSWQPQIEINTRLEQQHKRDWVLVKISDNGSGIAPNIQERIFETFFTTKPVGKGTGLGLAITHQIVTEKHNGQLLMQSQLGKGTTFEILLPLE
- a CDS encoding GGDEF domain-containing protein gives rise to the protein MDSSMYSIQQPSMQLETSYPEIKQLSVNATLQELPLYNFQFEASQPGEEVAQIFQQNPVLPGVILIEQGRFMGILSRRRFLEQMSSPYGLELFLRRPLKSLYRFAQTEVLVLTGDTQIVTAARHCLERPSALLYEPIAVELTTQTYRLLDAYQLLVAQLYIHELATRLLKQLYQELEIANLQLEELAKSDGLTGVANRRRFDDYLQTCWKQHCVGNSWLSLIMCDVDCFKYYNDTYGHQAGDDCLREVASAIQRQVKRPADLVARYGGEEFVVILPLTPLDGATQVAQAIAQAVRTLNIPHATSFVSHCVTLSIGVASTIPNPRRSPTTLTAAADAALYQAKSAGRDRVIVYTR
- the mnmA gene encoding tRNA 2-thiouridine(34) synthase MnmA — translated: MKKVVVGLSGGVDSSVAAATLHHQGYEVVGLTLWLMKGKGQCCSEGMVDAAFICEQLGIPHHIVDSREVFQANIVDYLVSGYESGITPLPCSQCNKTVKFGPMLAYARETLGIDKIATGHYARIRYDAKSDRYQLLRAVDSNKDQSYFLYDLSQELLAASIFPLGELEKTQTRQLAAEYQLKTAAKPESQDLCLVESHGSMRTFLDQYISQTTGDIVDTNGKVLGQHQGIHHYTIGQRKGLGIAAPEPLYVVAIDAGANRVIVGDRASATQPDCTVGRVNWISIHPPTTPIQASVQVRYRSHPVDVTVIPLDGNRMKLIFDQPQFSITPGQAAVLYDGEMLLGGGIIERNQDAV
- the sat gene encoding sulfate adenylyltransferase — its product is MSKHSDGIAPHGGQLINRIASEQQRSEFLEKADSLPRVQLDAWAASDLDLIAIGGFSPLTGFMEQGDYESVVDNMRLANGLPWSIPVTLSVNEDVAEPLKEGDLVRLDDQNGRFVGVLELTQKYRYDKKREAMNVYRTDEEKHPGVKVVYNQGDVNLAGPVWLLQRYPHPLFPKYQIDPAQSRTLFKERGWKTVVGFQTRNPIHRAHEYIIKCALEIVDGLFLHPLVGATKSDDIPADVRMRCYEIMMDNYFPQNQVILAINPAAMRYAGPREAIFHAIVRKNYGCTHFIVGRDHAGVGDYYGTYDAQHIFEEFEPDELGIIPLKFEHAFYCEVTETMATAKTSPSTPDQRIHLSGTKVRELLRKGELPPPQFSRPLVAAELAKAMKVED
- a CDS encoding glycosyltransferase family 4 protein is translated as MNKNSLKLLLISSPVGPLGPGLTGGVELTLRNVASDLVRRGHQVTIVATQGSTGWGMPLVEISGTVQTSAQTQARDTPIIIPPASVLAGFWDYARQVQFDYDLIVNFAYDWLPFYVTPFFSRPVAHLVSMGSISEAMDEIIEQVVMAFPGTVAVHSHAQAATFTFGDRCRCLGNGIDLSCYNFCPEPEPWLAWMGRISPEKGLEDAVAASHKTGIPLKIMGVLQNQDYWQQILRDYPKAPIDYLGFFSTSELQEHLRQCRGLLMTPRWVEAFGNVAIEALACGVPVIAYRRGGPAEIVEEGKTGFLVEPDSVAGLVEAINGLDRINRYTCRQQAEAKYSTQAMCDRVEQWLYTILMEWEKRT
- a CDS encoding DUF1800 domain-containing protein, coding for MTKSLHILNRLSFGVRPGDIEQIQSMGIEAYIQSQLSPDSIPEPPQITRQLNQWRTLKLTPVQLLRQYKPRRQKQRSEEERQQARQKAKQPLQQAIQARLLRAIASPRQLQEVMVNFWFNHFNVFARKEDIKFWVGAYEQQAIRPYALGRFRDLLAATVHHPAMLVYLDNWRNTAPNSPGAKGRFRGINENYARELMELHTLGVDGGYSQDDVIALAYMLTGWGLDLDENKGDSNGFYFDINRHDYSDKLFLGQRIKGSGVAEVEQAIDSLASHPATARYISYKLAQYFVADDPPSGLVKRLAKEFLQTEGDIRAVLDTLFQRPEFWQVNEYGRKFKTPYDYIISAVRATGTKEPNLKRISGTLNQLSMPLYNCSTPEGYKNIQEAWLSPDTMLRRVSLATAIAQGRLGDNQSVDASQLLNTLGDSISAQTKMEIENSPEKLRAALILGSPDMMYR